The genomic region TACGCCCTCGGCGGCACCGCGACCGGCAGCGCCGCGGCCGGGAATTCGTCGTGAGCGCGGCCGCGCCGGTGTTGGCGCCCGACCTCGCGGCCGGGTTGCGCCGTCTCAAGCTTGCCGCGATGCGCCAGCTCGCCCCGGAGCTGCTGGCCACCGCGAAGACCCAACGGTGGACACCGGAGGAGCTGCTGCGCACCCTGGTCGAGGCCGAGATCACCGCCCGCGACGCCTCCAACGCCCGCACCCGCGCCAAGGCCGCCGCGTTCCCGGTCGTCAAGACCCTCGACGAGTTCGACCGCGCGGTGTCCACGATCAAACCCGCGACCCTCGACTACCTCGCCAGCCTGGAATGGATCACCGCGACAGAGAATCTCTGCCTGGTCGGACCGGCCGGTACCGGCAAGAGCCACCTCCTGGTCGCGCTCGGCGTCGCCGCCGTTCAAGCGGGGC from Sporichthyaceae bacterium harbors:
- the istB gene encoding IS21-like element helper ATPase IstB yields the protein MSAAAPVLAPDLAAGLRRLKLAAMRQLAPELLATAKTQRWTPEELLRTLVEAEITARDASNARTRAKAAAFPVVKTLDEFDRAVSTIKPATLDYLASLEWITATENLCLVGPAGTGKSHLLVALGVAAVQAGHRVRYFTAAELVETLYRGLADNSVGRVIDTLLRNDLIICDEVGFAPLDDTGAQLLFRFIAAAYERRALGIASHWPFESWGRFLPEHTTAVSLLDRLLHHANVVVTDGESYRMREARTRQEGAARRS